A part of Microthrixaceae bacterium genomic DNA contains:
- a CDS encoding PIN domain nuclease → MVVDTSAWIEFLQSTGSAVHRRLVEAVDSETTIVVPEVVRMELLIGGTSEDWAVRRRRMLDTFDVEPAVPLVDSEAAASIHRACRRGGETVRNLLDCQVAATAIRMDLPVLHRDRDFDVIARHTRLRVLAVS, encoded by the coding sequence GTGGTGGTGGATACCTCGGCGTGGATCGAGTTCCTCCAGTCCACCGGCTCGGCCGTGCATCGCCGCCTGGTAGAGGCAGTCGATTCCGAGACCACCATCGTCGTGCCCGAGGTGGTGCGCATGGAGTTGTTGATCGGCGGCACCTCCGAGGACTGGGCCGTTCGCCGTCGCCGAATGCTCGACACCTTCGACGTCGAACCGGCGGTTCCGCTGGTGGACTCCGAAGCGGCCGCCTCCATCCACCGGGCATGTCGTCGCGGCGGCGAGACGGTGCGCAACCTGCTCGATTGCCAGGTCGCCGCCACCGCCATTCGCATGGACCTCCCCGTCCTTCACCGAGACCGAGATTTCGATGTCATCGCCCGCCACACCCGGCTTCGGGTACTGGCCGTCTCCTAG
- a CDS encoding MFS transporter, producing MPGPDVIAPSESGRRGPVPGTARSAFSHRTFRTIYLGAFASNIGTWMQNVVLGALAYDLTRSAVFVGIMTAAQLGPLLVFSMVGGMLADAFDRKKVLLTLSIQQAIFSVLLALVAVPDQPNKALLVLVVLCIGIGNALYAPVFSAVVPVLVPREDLSGAISLNSVQMNASRIVGPAIGSVIFVRFGASWVFLVNAASFAAIVATILRVPLPEPPSTGAQGLHRLLEGVRVARTDRVVGQCLATIFTFSFLSLPFITQMPEIAAVNLGIEARSGSYGALYACFGLGAVVGALSIGTVFAGSSMARVTRFGLIGFAVMLVTFGSLRSPAPAFAVILLLGGVYFAVITSLSTVLQQDLDDAVRGKVMALWIMGFGGTVPFGGLLGGWFLERTSIMAMIAVGAAVAVALAATMDYQPHPAEGPSG from the coding sequence GTGCCCGGACCCGATGTGATCGCTCCATCTGAGAGCGGGCGTCGTGGCCCGGTGCCGGGCACAGCGAGATCGGCGTTCTCCCACCGGACGTTTCGCACCATCTACCTGGGGGCGTTCGCCTCCAACATCGGAACCTGGATGCAGAACGTGGTCTTGGGGGCACTGGCCTATGACCTGACCCGCTCGGCGGTGTTCGTGGGCATCATGACCGCCGCTCAACTGGGACCACTACTGGTGTTCTCGATGGTGGGCGGCATGCTGGCCGACGCCTTCGACCGCAAGAAGGTGCTGCTAACCCTCAGCATCCAACAGGCGATCTTCTCGGTTCTGCTGGCGTTGGTCGCCGTGCCCGACCAGCCCAACAAGGCGCTGCTGGTCTTGGTGGTGTTGTGCATCGGGATCGGCAACGCCCTCTATGCCCCGGTGTTCAGCGCCGTGGTCCCGGTGTTGGTACCCAGAGAGGACCTGTCTGGCGCCATCTCGCTCAACTCGGTGCAGATGAACGCCTCTCGCATCGTCGGGCCCGCCATCGGGTCGGTGATCTTCGTCCGCTTCGGCGCCTCGTGGGTGTTCCTGGTCAACGCCGCCAGCTTCGCCGCCATCGTGGCGACGATCTTGCGGGTACCACTTCCCGAACCGCCATCCACGGGGGCCCAAGGCCTACACCGGCTCCTCGAAGGCGTGCGGGTGGCCCGCACCGACCGGGTGGTGGGCCAGTGCTTGGCGACGATCTTCACGTTCTCGTTCCTGAGCCTTCCCTTCATCACCCAGATGCCCGAGATCGCCGCGGTGAACTTGGGCATCGAAGCCCGCAGCGGCAGTTACGGCGCGCTCTACGCCTGCTTCGGCCTGGGTGCCGTGGTGGGTGCACTGTCCATCGGAACTGTGTTTGCCGGTTCGTCGATGGCTCGGGTTACCCGCTTTGGCCTCATCGGCTTCGCCGTGATGTTGGTGACGTTCGGATCCCTGCGCAGTCCGGCTCCAGCGTTCGCGGTGATCCTTCTGCTCGGTGGCGTCTACTTCGCGGTCATCACCTCCCTGTCCACCGTCCTCCAACAGGACCTCGACGACGCGGTTCGAGGCAAGGTGATGGCGTTGTGGATCATGGGCTTTGGCGGCACCGTTCCCTTTGGTGGCCTGCTGGGCGGATGG
- a CDS encoding hydroxyacid dehydrogenase: MATEPRQPGPDPDPDPVDGARPEPVPGTATSDDWNLSTGRPDPAGLAVAVAPRSAPWIDGAVTSAGARLAPLDAASALVWTAPDQPDELEAVLRNAESIDWVQLPWAGIDPYVELIRRRNELVWTCAKGVYSDPVAEHALALLLAGFRHLGGYARATEWGRPEGRNLFGARVTIVGGGGIARVLVDLLAPFRCQITVVRRSPGVPVDSAGAGSGWNSGESGELDETGGGPALRSRGRVREVSTDQLADALDGAEAVVLALPLLAETRGMIGAEELARLAPGAWLVNVARGEHIDTDALVAALDSGHLGGAALDVTDPEPLPTGHRLWGRGNVIITPHTANTPEMARPLLSERISTNVANRIAGRDLVGVIRPDLGY; encoded by the coding sequence GTGGCAACCGAACCGCGTCAGCCTGGTCCCGATCCCGATCCCGATCCCGTCGACGGCGCCCGGCCTGAGCCGGTCCCGGGCACCGCAACGTCTGATGACTGGAACCTGTCGACCGGTAGGCCGGACCCGGCCGGGCTGGCGGTGGCCGTGGCTCCCCGCTCGGCGCCGTGGATCGATGGCGCTGTCACGTCGGCCGGTGCCCGCCTGGCTCCGCTCGATGCCGCATCGGCACTGGTGTGGACGGCACCCGACCAACCCGACGAGCTGGAAGCGGTCCTCCGGAATGCTGAGAGCATTGACTGGGTGCAGCTGCCGTGGGCGGGGATAGACCCCTACGTCGAGCTGATCCGGCGCCGGAACGAGCTGGTGTGGACCTGTGCCAAGGGCGTCTACTCAGATCCGGTCGCCGAGCACGCCCTGGCTCTTCTGCTGGCCGGGTTCCGCCACCTCGGTGGCTACGCCCGGGCTACCGAATGGGGACGACCGGAAGGTCGCAACCTGTTCGGAGCTCGCGTCACCATCGTCGGTGGCGGGGGTATTGCCCGCGTCCTCGTCGACCTGCTGGCCCCGTTCCGGTGCCAGATCACCGTGGTCCGCCGCTCTCCTGGAGTGCCGGTGGACTCAGCGGGAGCGGGAAGCGGTTGGAATTCGGGGGAGTCGGGGGAGTTGGACGAGACCGGTGGTGGGCCAGCGCTTCGGTCCCGCGGAAGGGTGCGGGAGGTGTCGACGGATCAGCTGGCCGACGCCTTGGATGGCGCCGAGGCCGTGGTGTTGGCCCTGCCCTTGCTGGCAGAGACCAGAGGGATGATCGGTGCCGAAGAACTGGCCCGACTGGCACCAGGTGCCTGGCTGGTGAACGTGGCCCGCGGGGAACACATCGACACCGATGCCCTGGTGGCTGCTCTCGACTCCGGTCATCTCGGTGGGGCGGCGTTGGATGTGACCGATCCCGAACCGTTGCCTACAGGTCATCGGTTGTGGGGACGGGGCAACGTGATCATCACCCCGCACACGGCGAACACCCCCGAGATGGCCCGCCCTCTGCTGTCGGAGCGCATCTCGACCAACGTGGCCAACCGGATCGCCGGCCGTGACCTCGTCGGCGTGATCAGACCGGACCTCGGCTACTGA
- a CDS encoding DUF222 domain-containing protein, protein MATAENNTTNRFTTELADVPAERLEADLIDLAGRLSAGTFELLVLVGELDARGLWARWGALSCAAWLAEVCDIEVCTARTQVRVARALRTYPALAEAMANGDVSYAKARVLVPHLAESNVDVLLHLAVTNPAGRLGAAIAAWSQRNEDPETIARRQHEERSVSWRTEPDGMVTITARLAPATAGAVWR, encoded by the coding sequence ATGGCCACGGCGGAGAACAACACGACCAACCGGTTCACCACCGAGCTGGCCGATGTGCCAGCAGAGCGGTTGGAGGCCGATCTCATCGATCTGGCTGGGCGGTTGTCGGCGGGCACCTTCGAACTGTTGGTGTTGGTGGGTGAGCTCGATGCCCGAGGGTTGTGGGCCCGTTGGGGTGCCTTGTCGTGTGCGGCGTGGCTGGCCGAGGTGTGTGACATCGAGGTGTGCACGGCCCGCACCCAGGTCCGGGTGGCCCGAGCCCTACGCACCTACCCGGCGTTGGCTGAGGCGATGGCTAATGGTGATGTCTCTTACGCCAAAGCCAGGGTGCTGGTCCCTCACCTCGCCGAATCCAACGTTGACGTCTTGTTGCATCTGGCGGTCACCAACCCGGCTGGGCGGCTCGGGGCTGCGATCGCGGCGTGGTCCCAACGCAACGAAGACCCCGAGACGATCGCCCGCCGTCAGCACGAAGAACGAAGCGTGTCCTGGCGTACCGAACCCGACGGGATGGTGACCATCACCGCCCGTCTCGCCCCCGCAACCGCCGGAGCCGTGTGGCGGTGA
- a CDS encoding dienelactone hydrolase family protein, whose product MIQREVDLAAPDGVMKTFIFHPEHGGPHPVVLYLMDAPSIRPALRDMASRLATAGYYVMLPYLFYRGGPFREFGLSDEDMHTRQELMGTVTPTNIVGDADALLAHADTDPAASPGPAGAVGFCMSGGLVVSLARARPERIKAGASIHGAWMVRDTSDSPHLGLETVEAELHFAWCQDDPLAPGEHRDLFTGALDEAGVTYTLDLMTKAVHGFAPAGPRYDRYASELHWERVHTLFRRNL is encoded by the coding sequence GTGATCCAGCGTGAGGTCGACCTGGCCGCCCCCGACGGAGTGATGAAGACGTTCATCTTCCACCCCGAACACGGCGGCCCGCACCCGGTGGTGCTGTACCTGATGGATGCCCCCAGCATCCGGCCCGCGCTGCGGGACATGGCGTCTCGCCTGGCCACGGCCGGGTACTACGTGATGCTCCCCTACCTGTTCTACCGGGGCGGGCCTTTCCGCGAGTTCGGCCTGTCCGACGAGGACATGCACACCCGCCAAGAGCTGATGGGCACCGTCACCCCCACCAACATCGTGGGCGATGCCGATGCGCTGTTGGCCCACGCAGACACCGACCCGGCCGCCAGCCCGGGACCGGCCGGAGCGGTGGGGTTCTGCATGAGCGGAGGCCTGGTGGTCTCACTGGCCCGAGCCCGGCCTGAACGGATCAAGGCCGGTGCTTCCATCCACGGCGCATGGATGGTTCGGGACACATCGGACTCACCACACCTCGGCCTGGAGACAGTTGAGGCCGAACTGCACTTCGCGTGGTGTCAGGACGACCCGCTGGCCCCGGGGGAACACCGAGACCTGTTCACCGGAGCTCTCGACGAGGCGGGGGTGACCTACACGCTCGACCTCATGACCAAGGCGGTCCACGGATTCGCCCCGGCCGGTCCGCGCTATGACCGCTACGCCTCCGAACTGCATTGGGAACGAGTCCACACCCTGTTCCGCCGCAACCTCTGA
- a CDS encoding helix-turn-helix domain-containing protein, which translates to MSTASTSALLASLPSRPGDLIRERRMELGLTQAELSELAGIAQGDISKIENGHLDARWSTVKRLSDALESVREPKASLANGGYRRTKQTSAGDRWQPSGKAKHTVTRSK; encoded by the coding sequence ATGTCGACTGCATCGACCTCCGCTCTTTTGGCGTCCCTGCCGTCGAGACCGGGTGACCTCATCCGCGAGCGCCGCATGGAGCTCGGTCTGACGCAGGCGGAGCTGAGCGAGCTGGCTGGGATCGCGCAGGGCGACATCAGCAAGATCGAGAACGGCCACCTCGACGCACGCTGGTCCACGGTCAAACGGCTGTCAGATGCGCTGGAGTCGGTTCGGGAGCCCAAGGCGAGCTTGGCTAACGGCGGCTACCGGCGCACCAAGCAAACGTCGGCTGGCGATCGTTGGCAGCCAAGCGGCAAGGCGAAGCACACGGTCACGCGTTCCAAGTGA
- a CDS encoding type II toxin-antitoxin system VapB family antitoxin yields MTRTNIELDDELVELAMRRYRLDSKRAAVQLALEKLVGEPMTRSEVLAMQGTGFDLTNDEVEALSDADPAHAG; encoded by the coding sequence GTGACCCGGACGAACATCGAGCTCGATGATGAGCTGGTCGAGTTGGCGATGCGCCGCTACCGCTTGGACTCCAAGCGAGCAGCCGTCCAACTGGCGCTGGAGAAGCTGGTGGGTGAGCCCATGACGCGGTCGGAGGTGCTCGCCATGCAAGGCACCGGGTTCGATCTGACCAACGACGAAGTCGAAGCCCTCAGCGATGCCGATCCGGCCCACGCCGGGTGA
- a CDS encoding HNH endonuclease — MAEIATNGGSNVDVEVVIHVRGDATTLADGTPINDHVVAQLLPQAFVSLLLVDTNRQPIDASPRRRAPTRRQKRVVDETNPECGHPGCRARTFLQYDHIQPYAQGGPTIVANLQRLCGPHNRARTQA; from the coding sequence CTGGCCGAGATCGCCACCAACGGCGGCAGCAACGTCGACGTCGAGGTGGTGATCCACGTTCGAGGAGACGCCACCACCCTGGCCGACGGCACCCCCATCAACGACCACGTCGTAGCCCAGTTGTTGCCTCAGGCGTTCGTGTCGTTGCTGCTGGTCGACACCAACCGCCAACCAATCGATGCCAGCCCCCGCCGCCGTGCCCCGACCCGGCGCCAGAAACGGGTCGTCGACGAAACCAACCCAGAGTGCGGTCATCCCGGTTGTCGGGCCCGGACCTTCCTCCAATACGACCACATCCAGCCTTACGCCCAAGGCGGCCCCACCATCGTCGCCAACCTCCAACGCCTCTGCGGCCCCCACAACCGAGCCCGAACCCAAGCCTGA